The window CGCCGTGGTGTGGTTGTGGGGCCCGCCCTGCAGACCAGGGAAGACTGCCTTGTCGATGGCTTTGGCGTACGGTTCGGTGGCCATGATCATGGCTCCGCGAGGGCCACGCAGAGTTTTGTGCGTCGTCGTCGTGACAATGTCCGCATGCCCGACGGGAGAAGGATGCGCACCACCGGCAACGAGGCCCGCGATGTGAGCGATGTCGGCCACCAGGACGGCATCGACCTCTTTGGCGATCTCGGCGAACGCCGGGAAATCGATGGTCCGCGGAATCGCCGTACCGCCACAGAAGATCAACTTCGGGCGTTCACGCAGCGCAAGGTCGCGGACCTCGTCCATGTCGACTCGCCCGGTCTCACGTCCGACGTTGTAGTGCACCGCGTTGAACCACTTGCCGGTAGCCGAGACGGTCCAGCCGTGCGTGAGGTGCCCACCCATGGGCAGCGCCATGCCCATCACGGTGTCGCCGGGGGTGGCCGCGGCTAGGTACACGGCCAGGTTCGCCGGTGAGCCGGAGTATGGCTGAACATTGGCGTGCTCGGTGCCGAACACCGCCCGGGCCCGGTCTACCGCGAGGGTCTCGATCTGGTCGATGTACTGCTGGCCCTCGTAGTAGCGGCGGCCGGGATAGCCTTCGGAGTACTTGTTGGTGAGCACGGTTCCGCTGGCTTGGAGCACGGCCGAGGAGACATAGTTCTCCGAGGCGATGAGCTTCAGCGTGTCGCGCTGACGCCCTTCTTCAGCGGTGATCAGATCGGCCAGCTGGGGGTCGACCGTACGCAGGTCATTCGGAGTTGCGGTCATGACGCGGGGCCACTTCCTTTCCTCGTCTGCTGTTCGTCCGGAGTCCCCAGGCGCGCGGTAACTCCGCCGTCAGCTCCCTGGTGGTCAGTTCCACCTCAGCCCGCGTCATACGGGCCGCTATGCGCCAGTCGCCACGGCCCTCACGATAGCGGGAAGCGCGAGCGGATGACACTGGCCCTCGTCAGGCGCGGGCGTCATAGGCTGTCGTATGTGGTCAACGTGCGTCCGCAACCTCCGCACCCCTACTTCGAGAACTCCGGCCCGATCGCGCTTGCTCATCGTGGCTTCTCTCTCGAGGGATTCGAGAACAGCATGCGCGCTTTCGCGGCGGCGGTAGACCTCGGCTACCGATATGTCGAGACCGACGTCCACGCCACGGCAGACGACGTGCTCGTCGCCTTCCACGACGCCACACTGGACCGGGTCACCGACGGAACCGGGGCGATTGCTCAGCTCCCGTGGTCCACGGTGCGCCAAGC is drawn from Phytoactinopolyspora mesophila and contains these coding sequences:
- the glyA gene encoding serine hydroxymethyltransferase; the protein is MTATPNDLRTVDPQLADLITAEEGRQRDTLKLIASENYVSSAVLQASGTVLTNKYSEGYPGRRYYEGQQYIDQIETLAVDRARAVFGTEHANVQPYSGSPANLAVYLAAATPGDTVMGMALPMGGHLTHGWTVSATGKWFNAVHYNVGRETGRVDMDEVRDLALRERPKLIFCGGTAIPRTIDFPAFAEIAKEVDAVLVADIAHIAGLVAGGAHPSPVGHADIVTTTTHKTLRGPRGAMIMATEPYAKAIDKAVFPGLQGGPHNHTTAGIAVALHEAGTPEFSSYAHQIVANAKALADELQSRGFALSSGGTDNHLILIDLTSKGVAGKPAAQNLDRAGLETNYNAVPYDPRKPFDPSGLRLGTAALTSRGMAEAEMREVARWIDEVVSALASENSDTIEKTVGQVHGEVSELTGRFPVPGLG